In Pelmatolapia mariae isolate MD_Pm_ZW linkage group LG2, Pm_UMD_F_2, whole genome shotgun sequence, one DNA window encodes the following:
- the spon2a gene encoding spondin-2a has product MMSSEHLTCGWLQQLLLVLVKLCFTFAGPLRPLIGTECTAKSPASYILVFTGHWSPQAFPKQYPLFRPPAQWSKLIAVSHNRHFRLWEEGAPASAGVQSFAELGVTVELMKTAKEARKKRVVGAMYRTAGIPNGIGHSSTEMLIHPRSSLLSLMVKMIPSPDWFVGVDSLNLCEGNQWKQEVTVDLHPYDAGTDSGFTFSSPNFPTSPPENITKITSQFPNHPANSFYYPRLKDLPPIASIRIMRQSRSRDHQTAMSNHILPNSISPHRFSATPLDCEVSLWSSWGLCLGPCSRGSVRHRTRYILLRPANAGTPCPELEEQAECVPHSCLQLQ; this is encoded by the exons ATGATGTCATCAGAGCACCTGACCTGTGGCTGGCTGCAGCAGCTCCTCCTCGTACTTGTGAAGCTTTGCTTCACATTTGCTGGGCCTTTGCGACCGCTCATTGGGACAGAATGCACAGCCAAGAGTCCTGCTTCCTACATCCTGGTCTTTACTGGTCACTGGAGCCCTCAGGCTTTCCCAAAGCAGTATCCACTGTTCCGACCCCCTGCACAGTGGTCCAAACTCATAG cGGTCAGCCATAATCGTCATTTTCGGCTATGGGAGGAGGGCGCTCCAGCCAGCGCAGGGGTTCAGAGCTTCGCTGAACTCGGAGTGACGGTGGAGCTGATGAAGACAGCCAAGGAGGCCAGGAAGAAGCGCGTGGTCGGCGCCATGTACCGAACGGCTGGCATCCCCAACGGCATCGGGCACAGCTCCACAGAGATGCTTATTCATCCCCGGAGTTCACTG CTGTCCCTGATGGTGAAGATGATCCCCAGCCCTGACTGGTTTGTTGGTGTGGACAGCCTAAATCTTTGCGAGGGCAACcagtggaaacaggaagtgacggTTGACCTCCACCCTTATGATGCCGGCACAGACAGTGGATTCACTTTCTCCTCTCCCAACTTCCCCACCAGCCCTCCAGAAAACATCACAAAG ATCACCTCTCAGTTTCCAAACCACCCGGCCAACTCCTTCTACTATCCACGCTTGAAGGATCTTCCACCGATTGCCAGCATAAGGATCATGCGACAGAGCAGATCACGTGACCATCAAACCGCGATGTCCAACCACATTCTGCCCAACTCTATCAGTCCCCACCGCTTCTCAG CAACGCCATTGGACTGTGAAGTGTCGCTCTGGTCGTCTTGGGGTTTGTGTCTGGGTCCCTGCTCCAGGGGCAGTGTCCGCCACCGCACACGTTACATCCTCTTACGACCAGCCAACGCTGGAACCCCCTGCCCTGAGCTGGAGGAACAGGCTGAATGCGTACCGCACAGCTGCTTGCAACTCCAGTAG